One segment of Neodiprion fabricii isolate iyNeoFabr1 chromosome 1, iyNeoFabr1.1, whole genome shotgun sequence DNA contains the following:
- the LOC124178972 gene encoding endocuticle structural glycoprotein SgAbd-1-like, whose amino-acid sequence MNTRAVLVFFAFVAGVFAAPAAEPAAAPVPESAAVPAPVVSAAQRSSPAVDPKEPIAIISQESEVNPDGTFVNKYETANGISVSEESSLKTLEEGEVVQVVKGSISYPSPDGTIIETIYTADENGFHPSGDHLPVAPETPAYILKSLEWSAAHPEEDVEEVEKKV is encoded by the exons ATGAACACACGTGCA GTCCTCGTCTTCTTCGCCTTCGTAGCCGGCGTCTTTGCTGCTCCAGCCGCCGAGCCAGCTGCCGCTCCAGTTCCCGAATCAGCCGCCGTTCCAGCCCCCGTTGTGTCGGCGGCGCAAAGATCATCCCCTGCAGTTGACCCTAAGGAGCCGATTGCCATCATCAGTCAGGAGTCCGAAGTCAACCCGGACGGAACTTTCGTCAACAAATACGAAACAGCAAACGGGATTTCCGTCTCGGAGGAAAGCAGCTTGAAGACTTTGGAGGAGGGTGAAGTTGTCCAGGTGGTCAAGGGTTCCATCTCGTATCCATCCCCCGACGGAACCATCATCGAGACGATCTACACCGCCGATGAGAACGGCTTCCATCCTTCCGGCGATCACCTTCCCGTCGCCCCAGAGACCCCAGCCTACATCTTGAAGTCCCTGGAATGGTCCGCTGCCCACCCGGAAGAAGACGTGGAGGAGGTTGAGAAGAAGGTGTAG